A window of the Brassica napus cultivar Da-Ae chromosome A2, Da-Ae, whole genome shotgun sequence genome harbors these coding sequences:
- the LOC106394319 gene encoding uncharacterized protein LOC106394319 → MTFVYGDPVLERRDEVWERLTRFSTTKNGPWFMIGDFNEITCHNEKTGGRQRPDSSFLPFKQMLNDCGMLEFPFTGDMLSWVGKRAGGSTVRCRLDRAVGNADWHEKFPHSTVKYMRLWGSDHRPILADILIKPTRRSRKFKFDKRWLDNEDLRQVILDGWKSPDLPPNANIMEHIASCRRALSEWRKQNNVNSAKLVEELKEKVEGLYADDNATTEEIAAALKELSHALKAEEMFWKQKSRVFWLREGDRNTKFFHALTKQRRARNKITQLLDENGNIIEDEEGLVAIATSYFRQIFESSIPEEIAEALAQVPTTITGAMNDDLTAPVSEWEVKLALFAMHPEKAPGPDGMTALFYQKFWDIVKEDLTLMVNKFLFEGTMANGLNDTNICLIPKISKPNAMTQFRPISLCNVSYKIISKVLCQRLKKVLPGLISETQSAFVAGRQISDNVMIAQELFHALRTKPSGRNKRMAIKTDMSKAYDRMEWSFIEAVLRKMGFSETWTSWVMRCITSVKYKVLMNGEPRGNIIPASGQCINFDKSSLLFGKRINANTRQEIKDALGIQNEGGMGTYLGIPEDISGSKCKLFAFLKDKLMHRVNGWTGRWLSKGGKEVLIKSILLALPTYVMSTFLLPLEICENLASAIAQFWWSSNPPKRGIHWAKWEKVCRSREEGGIGFRLIHEFNLALLAKQLWRLVQFPDSLVARVLRGRYYRLSSPLRVGPVSSPSYVWTSISAARKLLLLGIRQKIHSGYEVKVWEDPWIPSNPARPAAPIAPVMNPNMRVSDLIDQGLKDWDVGLLESYVHPEDIPLIRSLAISSTHRRDSFCWNFTRSGQYTVKSGYWVAQNLLKLTEEKEVLEPSITKLQAFAWKLKAPTKMCHLMWQLLTGHVAVTRNLVRRNMRCDNYCPRCGEAEETVTHAIFECPPARQVWSLSSTPTCPNIFPVSSVYTNMDYLFWRKNSIMEPEQDRDPYPWIIWYIWKARNEKLFRGIDRDPLELVRHAESECHAWFEANEVVQAVSQDTINEEPQAVCLGNICLLDGSWTLSANFSGCGWTLMDSSGNSQLMGTKNFPRRESALHSEVEALRWAMESMLQHSTCQSFGTDCKELISMVKDPQAWPSFATELERIETLQICFPDFNITYVPRAQNQTADFLAKTARSFRRELHFVGCSIPK, encoded by the exons ATGACGTTTGTTTATGGTGACCCTGTTTTGGAACGACGAGATGAggtttgggaacgtcttacgcgtttctcaacaactAAAAATGGACCTTGGTTCATGATAGGAGACTTTAATGAGATAACATGTCATAACGAGAAGACAGGAGGAAGACAACGCCCTGATAGCTCTTTTCTTCCTTTTAAGCAGATGCTTAATGATTGTGGCATGTTAGAATTTCCTTTTACGGGTGATATGCTTTCTTGGGTGGGGAAGAGAGCAGGAGGATCAACAGTTCGATGTCGCTTAGACAGAGCAGTGGGAAATGCGGACTGGCATGAGAAGTTTCCCCACTCGACTGTTAAGTATATGAGGCTATGGGGATCGGATCATCGTCCGATTCTTGCAGACATACTCATAAAGCCAACGAGAAGATCCaggaagtttaaatttgataaaagatGGTTGGATAATGAGGATCTACGGCAAGTTATCCTTGATGGATGGAAATCTCCTGATCTTCCTCCAAACGCGAATATTATGGAACATATTGCCAGCTGCAGGAGAGCCTTGAGTGAGTGGCGGAAGCAAAATAATGTCAATTCGGCAAAATTAGTGGAGGAACTTAAAGAAAAGGTGGAAGGCTTGTATGCAGATGATAATGCCACAACTGAAGAAATTGCTGCAGCTCTGAAGGAACTCTCACATGCTCTTAAAGCGGAAGAGATGTTCTGGAAGCAAAAGAGTCGGGTGTTTTGGCTGAGAGAGGGAGatagaaatacaaaatttttcCATGCCTTGACGAAGCAAAGAAGAGCAAGAAATAAGATCACGCAGCTCTTAGATGAGAATGGGAATATTATTGAGGATGAGGAAGGACTtgtagccattgctactagttaCTTCAGGCAGATTTTTGAATCATCGATCCCGGAGGAGATCGCGGAGGCGCTGGCTCAGGTGCCAACAACGATAACTGGTGCTATGAATGACGACCTTACAGCTCCGGTCTCTGAATGGGAGGTCAAATTGGCACTTTTTGCTATGCACCCAGAGAAAGCTCCAGGaccagatgggatgactgcACTTTTCTACCAGAAATTTTGGGATATAGTAAAGGAGGATTTAACtcttatggttaataaattTCTTTTCGAGGGGACGATGGCGAACGGACTGAATGACACAAATATATGTCTCATCCCGAAGATATCAAAACCTAATGCAATGACTCAATTCAGACCCATTAGCCTGTGCAATGTCAGctacaagataatctctaaagTCTTATGCCAGAGGTTGAAAAAAGTGCTACCAGGTTTGATATCGGAGacccagtcagcctttgttgctgggAGACAGATTTCAGATAATGTTATGATCGCTCAGGAGTTGTTCCACGCATTGCGAACGAAACCAAGTGGACGAAATAAAAGGATGGCCATCAAGACagacatgagcaaagcatatgataggatggagTGGTCGTTTATTGAAGCTGTCCTGCGTAAAATGGGATTCTCAGAAACTTGGACTAGCTGGGTCATGCGATGCATTACATCGGTGAAATACAAGGTTCTCATGAATGGAGAGCCAAGAGGGAATATTATTCCAG CATCTGGTCAATGCATCAACTTCGACAAATCctccttactctttggtaagcggATTAATGCAAATACGAGACAAGAGATTAAAGACGCACTTGGGATACAGAAtgaaggaggaatgggaacATACTTAGGCATCCCCGAAGACATAAGCGGGTCTAAATGCAAACTTTTTGCATTTCTGAAAGATAAGCTGATGcatagagtgaatggatggacaGGTAGATGGCTCTCAAAAGGTGGAAAGGAAGTACTGATTAAATCCATTCTGCTCGCTCTTCCGACATACGTCATGTCAACTTTCCTGCTCCCattggagatatgtgaaaatTTGGCAAGTGCCATTGCTCAGTTCTGGTGGAGCTCGAATCCCCCAAAAAGGGGAATACATTGGGCGAAATGGGAGAAGGTCTGTCGATCCAGAGAGGAGGGTGGAATTGGCTTCCGACTGATTCATGAGTTTAATCTGGCGCTTCTGGCGAAACAACTATGGAGATTAGTACAGTTTCCTGATTCCCTGGTCGCCAGAGTTTTACGGGGAAGGTACTATAGATTGAGCTCACCACTGAGAGTAGGCCCGGTTAGCAGCCCATCCTATGTGTGGACTAGCATTTCTGCTGCAAGAAAATTGCTGTTACTTGGGATTAGACAGAAGATTCACTCAGGCTATGAGGTTAAGGTATGGGAGGATCCATGGATTCCATCGAATCCCGCTAGGCCAGCTGCCCCCATAGCTCCTGTGATGAATCCTAACATGAGAGTAAGCGATCTTATTGATCAGGGATTGAAGGATTGGGATGTGGGACTATTGGAGAGCTATGTTCATCCTGAGGATATACCACTCAtaaggagtttggccataagctcaaCTCACCGTCGTGATTCTTTCTGCTGGAACTTTACAAGGAGTGGccaatacacggttaaatctggatattgggtggcGCAGAATTTATTAAAGTTAACAGAGGAGAAGGAAGTTTTGGAGCCAAGTATTACAAAGCTCCAGGCCTTTGCGTGGAAATTAAAGGCCCCTACGAAGATGTGCCATCTTATGTGGCAGTTGTTAActggtcatgtggcagtaacgaggaatTTAGTTAGACGCAATATGAGGTGTGATAAttactgcccaagatgtggagaagcAGAGGAGACTGTCACACATGCAATCTTTGAATGCCCACCAGCCCGTCAAGTATGGTCTTTATCTTCAACTCCGACGTGCCCAAATATTTTTCCGGTATCGAGCGTCTACACAAACATGgattatctattctggaggaaAAATAGTATCATGGAGCCAGAGCAAGacagggatccttatccctggataatatggtacatttggaaagctAGGAATGAAAAACTCTTCAGGGGAATAGATAGAGATCCTCTGGAACTAGTTAGACATGCTGAAAGTGAATGCCACGCATGGTTTGAGGCTAATGAAGTGGTACAAGCAGTATCACAAGACACTATAAATGAGGAACCCCAAGCCGTATGCTTgggaaatatttgtttattagaTGGTTCTTGGACACTTTCAGCTAactttagtggatgtggatggacATTGATGGATAGCTCTGGGAATAGTCAGCTTATGGGGACAAAAAACTTCCCTCGACGTGAATCAGCCTTGCATTCAGAGGTAGAAGCACTGCGGTGGGCGATGGAGAGTATGCTGCAGCACTCGACCTGCCAGAGCTTTGGGACAGACTGTAAGGAACTGATTTCTATGGTTAAGGATCCTCAGGcgtggccaagctttgcgacggAATTGGAGAGAATAGAGACGTTACAGATATGTTTCCCGGACTTCAACATCACTTACGTTCCACGGGCGCAAAATCAGACAGCAGATTTTCTAGCCAAGACTGCTAGATCTTTTCGTAGAGAGTTAcattttgttggttgttctattccg AAATAG